The proteins below are encoded in one region of Bremerella sp. P1:
- a CDS encoding terpene cyclase/mutase family protein, whose translation MMDGSSSLARDRRPDGDAAQLAGNAPTLSTAMERTSNWLLSQQASEGYWCAELEGDSILQSEFLLLLAWAGREDSDIARRVSKKLLQQQREDGTWAQYPEAKIDISSSVKAYFALKLTGHQASADYMVKARDAILEAGGADAVNSFTRLYLALLGQIPMEICPAIPPEMILLPSWLPLNIYRMSSWSRTIFIPLAICWALRPVVDRSEECSIKELFIKPPHQWPELRCPGQEKAKGLFTWDRFFRTADSCLKQIEKLRLRPLRSRALKLCEKWILDRMPKSDGLGAIFPPILWSIVAFKALGYDDDHQAVQYCWAEIDKLMLHDDEAETTRIQPCKSPVWDTTITLRALATARHGADEPRMRKAIDWMLSKEVRSQGDWTNNVRCEPGGWYFEFNNEFYPDLDDTAMALMALQEQLAECGVSLEVHPGQSWENTTIVTTSNKVSADNAVSQAMLLDKVSGATKRALAWSAEMQNHDGGWGAFDKNNDAEFLCKVPFADHNAMIDPSWPDLSARVIEAYGLLGVTQSSHGKLGDVVRKAITYIRDNQHEDGSWFGRWGVNYVYGTWQCLVGLTAVGIPTDDEAVQRGAQWLLDTQQQSGAWGETCDSYENPNLKGIGTPTPSQTAWALLGLIAAGHEDSDAVRKGINYLLSTQKEDGTWDEEPYTGTGFPQVFYLRYHYYRIYFPLLALATWAKKLSETKEGSR comes from the coding sequence ATGATGGATGGATCCTCCTCACTCGCCCGAGATAGGCGACCCGACGGTGATGCCGCGCAGCTTGCCGGCAACGCTCCAACTCTTTCGACCGCCATGGAGCGCACCTCGAACTGGCTACTCTCTCAGCAAGCGTCCGAAGGGTATTGGTGCGCGGAGCTGGAAGGGGATTCCATTCTTCAAAGCGAGTTCCTCCTGCTGTTGGCGTGGGCTGGTCGCGAAGATTCTGATATCGCCCGGCGCGTATCCAAAAAGCTGCTCCAGCAGCAGCGAGAAGATGGTACCTGGGCTCAGTATCCGGAAGCCAAGATCGACATCAGTTCGAGTGTCAAAGCATACTTCGCCCTGAAACTCACCGGCCACCAAGCCTCGGCCGACTACATGGTGAAAGCTCGGGATGCCATCCTCGAAGCTGGCGGGGCCGACGCCGTGAACAGCTTCACCCGGCTGTACCTGGCCCTGTTAGGTCAGATCCCCATGGAGATCTGTCCGGCCATTCCACCGGAAATGATCCTCCTGCCCAGCTGGCTTCCGCTGAACATCTACCGCATGAGCAGCTGGTCGCGAACGATTTTTATTCCGCTGGCCATCTGCTGGGCGCTCCGTCCGGTCGTCGATCGCTCGGAAGAGTGCTCGATCAAAGAACTGTTTATCAAACCGCCCCACCAGTGGCCTGAGCTTCGCTGCCCAGGACAGGAAAAAGCGAAGGGGCTATTCACGTGGGATCGTTTCTTCCGCACAGCCGACAGTTGCCTGAAGCAAATCGAGAAGCTCCGCCTTCGTCCACTACGATCTCGTGCGCTCAAGCTGTGCGAAAAGTGGATCCTCGATCGCATGCCCAAAAGCGACGGGCTCGGGGCCATTTTCCCACCGATCCTCTGGAGCATCGTGGCGTTCAAAGCCCTTGGCTATGACGACGATCATCAGGCCGTCCAGTATTGCTGGGCCGAGATTGATAAGCTGATGCTCCACGATGACGAAGCCGAGACGACTCGCATTCAACCGTGCAAAAGCCCCGTCTGGGATACAACCATCACTCTGCGAGCCTTGGCGACTGCTCGCCATGGGGCCGACGAACCACGGATGCGGAAAGCGATCGATTGGATGCTTTCCAAAGAAGTCCGCAGCCAAGGCGACTGGACCAACAATGTCCGCTGTGAGCCTGGCGGCTGGTACTTTGAATTCAACAACGAGTTCTATCCGGATCTCGATGATACGGCGATGGCGTTGATGGCCCTGCAGGAACAACTGGCCGAGTGTGGCGTTTCGCTGGAAGTGCACCCCGGCCAGTCGTGGGAAAATACCACGATCGTCACGACCTCGAACAAGGTCTCTGCCGACAATGCCGTTAGTCAAGCAATGCTGCTGGATAAGGTCTCTGGTGCCACCAAGCGAGCGTTGGCCTGGAGCGCCGAGATGCAGAATCACGACGGCGGCTGGGGAGCATTCGACAAAAACAACGACGCCGAATTCCTGTGTAAGGTCCCCTTCGCCGATCATAACGCGATGATCGATCCTAGCTGGCCTGACTTGTCCGCCCGCGTGATCGAAGCGTACGGCCTACTTGGGGTGACCCAAAGCAGCCATGGCAAACTGGGAGACGTGGTCCGCAAAGCGATCACTTACATCCGCGATAATCAGCACGAAGATGGATCCTGGTTTGGCCGCTGGGGCGTGAACTATGTCTACGGAACCTGGCAATGCCTGGTCGGGCTGACCGCCGTTGGGATTCCTACGGATGACGAAGCGGTCCAGCGTGGGGCCCAGTGGCTACTCGATACCCAACAGCAGTCCGGTGCTTGGGGCGAAACGTGTGACAGCTACGAAAACCCCAACCTCAAAGGGATCGGCACGCCGACTCCATCCCAGACAGCCTGGGCACTTTTGGGGCTGATCGCCGCTGGCCATGAAGATAGCGATGCCGTTCGCAAAGGGATCAATTACTTGCTGTCGACGCAGAAGGA